The Thermanaerovibrio acidaminovorans DSM 6589 genome contains a region encoding:
- a CDS encoding translation initiation factor yields MAKRRLPLAESQGNLNSLGEALARAGVSLPTPSGDPPEGRPSAEVPAQGPKGAVLSLRRKGLKGHVGTCVSLRGLSEDQVQELCRDLKRSLGCGARVEEGEILIQGDHRERLREMLSRRGFRVSGG; encoded by the coding sequence GTGGCCAAGCGTAGGCTGCCCCTGGCGGAGAGCCAGGGGAACTTGAACTCCCTGGGGGAGGCCCTGGCCAGGGCGGGGGTCTCCCTGCCAACCCCGTCGGGGGACCCCCCGGAGGGCCGCCCCTCGGCGGAGGTTCCTGCCCAGGGGCCCAAGGGGGCGGTGTTGTCCCTCCGGCGCAAGGGGCTAAAGGGTCACGTGGGGACCTGCGTGTCCCTCCGGGGCCTGTCGGAGGACCAGGTCCAGGAGCTGTGCCGGGACTTGAAGCGGTCCCTGGGGTGCGGTGCCCGGGTGGAGGAGGGGGAGATCCTGATCCAGGGGGACCACCGGGAGAGGCTGAGGGAGATGCTGTCCCGGAGGGGGTTCCGGGTGTCCGGGGGGTGA
- the dapF gene encoding diaminopimelate epimerase yields MGLSHWVEFFKVDGNGNDFLFVDDLDGRLSSRFDLPELAVRACGRRTSVGADGLLVMGWDRGAYRMRIFNADGSEADMCGNGARCFAMMLRWLGLEDPEMEFLTNVGPVRAHVHRDSTVSLHMGFNPFGEGALFRVSERVGEVEAEMWYLHVGVPHLVLWADRWDLREDGFRSLGARYRHDPRFPRGTNVNFVSPSEGGLTCITYERGVEDLTLSCGTGACAVAASAVMRGMGSPVRVESPGGYNLVEVGLEDLGARYRLRGPVRVSARGVLYVG; encoded by the coding sequence ATGGGGTTGTCCCATTGGGTGGAGTTCTTTAAGGTGGACGGCAACGGCAACGACTTCCTGTTCGTGGACGATCTGGATGGGCGGCTCAGCTCTAGGTTTGACCTGCCGGAGCTGGCGGTGAGGGCCTGCGGCCGGAGGACCTCCGTGGGGGCCGATGGGCTCCTGGTTATGGGGTGGGACCGGGGGGCCTACAGGATGAGGATCTTCAACGCCGACGGGTCCGAGGCGGACATGTGCGGCAACGGTGCCCGGTGCTTCGCCATGATGCTGAGATGGTTGGGGCTGGAGGACCCGGAGATGGAGTTCCTCACCAACGTGGGTCCCGTGAGGGCCCATGTGCACCGGGACTCCACCGTGTCGCTCCACATGGGGTTCAACCCCTTCGGCGAGGGGGCCCTGTTCCGGGTGTCGGAGCGGGTTGGGGAGGTGGAGGCGGAGATGTGGTACCTCCACGTGGGGGTTCCCCACCTGGTGCTATGGGCGGACCGATGGGATCTGAGGGAGGACGGTTTCCGGTCCCTGGGGGCCCGATATAGGCACGATCCCCGGTTCCCCCGGGGGACCAACGTAAACTTCGTGAGCCCCTCGGAGGGGGGGCTCACGTGCATCACCTATGAGAGGGGGGTGGAGGACCTGACCCTCTCCTGCGGGACCGGGGCCTGTGCGGTGGCCGCCTCAGCGGTCATGAGGGGTATGGGGTCCCCGGTGAGGGTTGAGAGCCCGGGGGGCTACAACCTGGTTGAGGTGGGGCTGGAGGACCTGGGGGCCAGGTACCGGCTAAGGGGGCCCGTGCGGGTGTCCGCCCGGGGGGTCCTGTACGTGGGCTAG